One region of Primulina tabacum isolate GXHZ01 chromosome 1, ASM2559414v2, whole genome shotgun sequence genomic DNA includes:
- the LOC142509121 gene encoding uncharacterized protein LOC142509121 — protein MNARKLSIILDQNKLSGHNYNDWYQNLKIVLNSEKIVYVLNKKPPKEAATYRRFEEAVNAADINLHLKELYAIQTRSKRHAIVKELMTTRLRDGASVHEHGVRMIGIIEKLVGLDVVIPSELSTNIILISLSASFDGFVVNFNMNKLEATLGELINMLTNYEATIKKEKPVRLVGSSSSTKKGAPNEGKKHSAPLKKNKPNKKPYKKPTTGPTKPDKSEQFCFHYKKPGHWRRDGKKQEA, from the exons atgAATGCTCgtaagctttcaatcattctcGATCAAAACAAATTGAGTGGCCATAACTATAATGACTGGTATCAAAATTTAAAGATTGTtctgaactcggaaaagattgtgTATGTGCTTAATAAGAAGCCACCGAAGGAAGCAGCTACTTAT AGGAGGTTCGAGGAGGcggtgaatgctgctgacattaaCCTTCATCTGAAAGAATTGTATGCTATACAAACTCGTTCAAAGAGACATGCTATTGTGAAagaactcatgactacacgctTGCGAGAcggggcttcggtccatgagcatggtgttaggATGATTGGGATCATCGAGAAGTTGGTGGGACTAGACGtggttattcctagtgagctctcgactaatattatattgatATCTTTGTCTGCCTCATTCGATGGATTtgtggttaattttaatatgaacaagcttgagGCCACCCTTGGAGAGTTGATCAATATGCTTACTAATTATGAAGCCACGATAAAAAAGGAGAAGCCTGTTCGTCTAGTGGGTTCTTCGTCCAGTACAAAAAAGGGAGCTCCAAATGAGGGCAAGAAGCATTCTGCCCCTCTGAAGAAGAATAAGCCCAACAAAAAGCCATACAAGAAACCAACTACGGGGCCCACAAAGCCTGACAAGTCAGAACAATTTTGTTTCCACTACaaaaagcctggacattggaggc gtgatgggaagaagcaaGAGGCTTAG